Proteins from a genomic interval of Tistrella bauzanensis:
- a CDS encoding MarR family winged helix-turn-helix transcriptional regulator, which produces MPPTAQSLKLFGLFETVPIRQAYRMAFIVNFYRGPLLRWIEQEFGLSRPEWTILICLTHQDGLNPRDICDFTEQPRNNVSRGAALLESKALITRGPDPADARRSLLHLTPEGRALHDRIMPMFAAREAQMLSVLSADEQAQLDAILTRLTENLPIWR; this is translated from the coding sequence GTGCCGCCCACCGCGCAGAGCCTGAAACTGTTTGGCCTGTTCGAAACCGTGCCGATCCGCCAGGCCTATCGCATGGCATTCATCGTCAATTTCTATCGCGGGCCGCTGCTGCGCTGGATCGAGCAGGAATTCGGGCTGTCGCGACCGGAATGGACGATCCTGATCTGCCTGACGCACCAGGATGGCCTGAACCCCCGGGATATCTGCGACTTCACCGAACAGCCGCGCAACAATGTCAGCCGGGGCGCCGCGCTGCTCGAATCCAAGGCACTGATCACCCGCGGCCCCGACCCGGCCGATGCCCGCCGCAGCCTGCTGCACCTGACGCCCGAGGGCCGGGCCCTGCACGACCGGATCATGCCGATGTTCGCCGCCCGCGAAGCTCAAATGCTGTCGGTGCTGAGCGCGGACGAACAGGCGCAACTCGACGCCATCCTCACCCGCCTGACCGAAAACCTGCCGATCTGGCGGTGA
- a CDS encoding ABC transporter substrate-binding protein, with translation MPLHTGSAVARDVATGQDRPLTIGVLTDLSGVTADATGQGSIEAARLAVEDFGGTIDGRPIEIISADHQHKTDLGAAIAREWYDRDGVDAIIDVPNSSVALAVQDIAREKHKVVLFSGAGTPALTGKACSPYSVHWTYDTYAVSKGTAGAVVEAGGDSWFIIASDYAFGHQLARDATEVVTAHGGTVTGSVLHPLNTPDFSSFILQAQSSGAKIVGIANAGSDTINLIKQAREFGVVAGGQKLAALLFLLSDIHGLGLDVAQGTYLTTPSIWNADPRARALSMRYFERMKAMPGMLQAGVYGAVLHYLRAVADASSRDAGEVVAAMRRLPIDDPYSMNARLRADGRVVRDMYLAQVKAPSEQTEPWDYLNIVSVIPGEDLVWPLSASACPLLAQ, from the coding sequence ATGCCGCTTCATACCGGGAGCGCCGTGGCCCGGGACGTTGCGACCGGCCAGGACCGGCCGTTGACGATCGGCGTGCTGACCGATCTGAGCGGTGTTACCGCCGACGCGACCGGCCAGGGGTCGATCGAGGCGGCACGGCTGGCGGTCGAGGATTTCGGCGGCACCATTGATGGCCGCCCGATCGAGATCATCTCGGCCGATCATCAGCACAAGACCGACCTCGGCGCCGCGATCGCCCGCGAATGGTATGACCGCGACGGTGTCGACGCGATCATCGACGTGCCGAATTCATCGGTGGCGCTGGCGGTGCAGGATATCGCGCGCGAGAAGCATAAGGTGGTGCTGTTCTCGGGCGCCGGCACACCGGCGCTGACCGGCAAAGCCTGCTCCCCCTATAGCGTCCACTGGACCTATGACACCTATGCCGTGTCGAAGGGGACCGCCGGCGCGGTGGTCGAGGCCGGTGGCGACAGTTGGTTCATCATTGCCAGCGACTATGCTTTCGGCCATCAGCTCGCGCGCGACGCGACCGAGGTGGTGACCGCGCATGGCGGCACCGTCACGGGCAGCGTTTTGCATCCGCTGAACACGCCCGATTTCTCGTCGTTCATTCTGCAGGCGCAGAGTTCGGGCGCCAAGATCGTCGGCATCGCCAATGCCGGTAGCGACACGATCAATCTGATCAAGCAGGCACGGGAATTCGGCGTGGTCGCAGGCGGCCAGAAGCTGGCGGCGCTGCTGTTCCTGTTGAGCGATATCCACGGACTGGGCCTGGACGTGGCCCAGGGCACCTATCTGACCACGCCATCGATCTGGAATGCCGATCCGCGCGCGCGGGCGCTGTCGATGCGCTATTTCGAGCGGATGAAGGCGATGCCGGGGATGCTGCAGGCGGGCGTCTATGGCGCGGTGCTGCATTATCTGCGTGCCGTTGCCGATGCGTCGAGCCGGGATGCGGGCGAGGTTGTGGCGGCGATGCGCCGGCTGCCGATCGACGATCCCTATAGCATGAACGCCCGTCTGCGCGCCGACGGCCGGGTGGTGCGCGACATGTATCTGGCCCAGGTCAAGGCGCCGTCCGAGCAGACCGAGCCCTGGGACTACCTGAACATCGTCTCGGTCATACCGGGTGAGGATCTGGTCTGGCCGCTGTCGGCAAGTGCCTGTCCGCTGCTGGCGCAATGA
- a CDS encoding MFS transporter, which yields MANITVADTGKAAPMTSKERKVIFASSLGTIFEWYDFYLYGSLAAIIAKQFFSGVNETAAYIFALMAFAAGFAVRPFGALVFGRLGDMIGRKYTFLVTILIMGASTFVVGVLPNYATIGIAAPIILVALRMLQGLALGGEYGGAATYVAEHAPNGRRGAYTAWIQTTATLGLFLSLLIILGCRMSMPTEAFEAWGWRIPFLISIVLLGVSVWIRLMLNESPAFQKMKDEGKHSKAPLTEAFGNWKNLKIVLLALFGLVAGQAVVWYTGQFYALFFLQQTLKVDAQEANLMIAAALLIGTPFFIIFGALSDKIGRKPIIMAGLALAVVTYFPIFKAITHYANPALEQAVATSPIVVYADPDECAFQFNPVGTSKFTASCDIAKSALVRKGAPYSNEAAPAGTIAQIRVGEILIPAYDAAGHTTGTAVNLHGGAAPAAAPADLKSAGATFDKALSDALRTAGYPPKADPDAVNHVMVVVMLTILVLYVTMVYGPIAAMLVEMFPTRIRYTSMSLPYHIGNGWFGGFLPTTSFAIVAATGDIYSGLWYPIIIAAATFVIGMLFIRETRTVDIYQHD from the coding sequence ATGGCCAACATAACCGTCGCGGACACCGGCAAGGCCGCGCCGATGACCAGCAAAGAGCGTAAAGTTATCTTTGCGTCATCCCTCGGTACCATCTTCGAATGGTATGACTTCTATCTATACGGATCGCTGGCCGCGATTATCGCCAAGCAATTCTTCTCAGGCGTCAATGAAACCGCCGCCTATATTTTTGCGCTGATGGCTTTTGCCGCCGGCTTCGCCGTGCGACCTTTCGGGGCGCTGGTCTTTGGTCGCCTGGGCGACATGATCGGCCGCAAATATACCTTCCTGGTCACGATCCTGATCATGGGCGCCTCGACCTTCGTGGTCGGCGTGCTGCCGAATTACGCCACCATCGGCATCGCGGCGCCGATCATCCTGGTCGCGCTGCGCATGCTGCAGGGGCTGGCGCTGGGTGGCGAATATGGTGGGGCCGCGACCTATGTCGCCGAACACGCGCCCAATGGCCGGCGTGGCGCCTATACCGCCTGGATTCAGACCACGGCGACGCTGGGCCTGTTCCTGTCGCTGCTGATCATCCTTGGCTGCCGGATGTCGATGCCGACCGAGGCCTTCGAAGCCTGGGGCTGGCGGATTCCGTTCCTGATCTCGATCGTGCTGCTGGGCGTGTCGGTCTGGATCCGGCTGATGCTGAACGAAAGCCCCGCCTTCCAGAAGATGAAGGACGAGGGCAAGCATTCCAAGGCGCCGCTGACCGAGGCGTTCGGCAACTGGAAGAACCTCAAGATCGTGCTGCTGGCGCTGTTCGGTCTGGTCGCCGGGCAGGCGGTGGTCTGGTACACCGGTCAGTTCTATGCCCTGTTCTTCCTGCAGCAGACCCTGAAGGTCGATGCACAGGAGGCCAATCTGATGATTGCCGCCGCCCTGCTGATCGGCACGCCATTCTTCATCATCTTCGGTGCCCTGTCGGACAAGATCGGTCGCAAGCCGATCATCATGGCCGGGCTGGCCCTGGCGGTCGTGACCTATTTCCCGATCTTCAAGGCCATCACCCACTATGCCAATCCGGCGCTGGAACAGGCGGTCGCCACCTCGCCGATCGTGGTCTATGCCGATCCGGACGAATGTGCCTTCCAGTTCAACCCGGTCGGTACGTCCAAATTCACCGCCAGTTGCGATATCGCCAAATCGGCGCTGGTCCGCAAGGGCGCGCCTTATAGCAACGAGGCAGCTCCCGCCGGTACCATCGCCCAGATCCGGGTCGGCGAGATCCTGATCCCGGCCTATGATGCGGCCGGCCACACCACCGGCACGGCTGTCAACCTGCATGGCGGGGCGGCTCCGGCGGCGGCGCCTGCCGACCTGAAGTCGGCCGGTGCCACGTTCGACAAGGCGTTGAGCGACGCCCTTAGGACGGCCGGCTATCCGCCTAAGGCCGATCCGGACGCGGTCAACCACGTGATGGTCGTGGTGATGCTGACGATCCTGGTGCTCTACGTCACCATGGTCTATGGCCCGATCGCGGCGATGCTGGTCGAAATGTTCCCCACCCGCATCCGCTATACCTCGATGTCGCTGCCCTATCATATCGGCAATGGCTGGTTCGGCGGCTTCCTGCCCACCACCAGCTTCGCGATCGTGGCTGCCACCGGCGACATCTACTCCGGCCTCTGGTACCCGATCATCATTGCGGCCGCGACCTTCGTCATCGGCATGCTGTTCATCCGGGAAACCCGCACGGTCGACATCTATCAGCACGACTGA
- a CDS encoding alpha/beta hydrolase family protein codes for MDDAMDLACFRSYRCGGGRVVLTGGVAAPIRFSGDTPAIEIEPGGAVFADQAYVQSFVPRVLRPDALPVVLIHGGALTGSMWETTPDDRPGWLTRFVQAGFAVHVVDAVERGRAGWAAIDGHWQGRPIMRSDQEAWSLYRLGHARGFAARKPFPGQRFPMAGFDALCRQHVPRWLSTGPQTLAALLAVIERTGPCILVGHSQGGWFAHAAAFAAPDLVRGCIAVEPAGMPQPPAGWRGDGRGGAGGGGRVQHRLVVLGDHLEATPFWSALAAATRHSVDHLRACGVAAQLLDLPAAGGHGNSHMPMMDDNSDDIAARLIDWIGAIAG; via the coding sequence ATGGATGATGCCATGGATCTCGCCTGCTTCCGCAGCTATCGCTGCGGCGGCGGGCGGGTGGTGCTGACCGGCGGGGTTGCGGCCCCGATCCGCTTCTCCGGCGACACGCCGGCGATCGAGATCGAACCGGGCGGCGCGGTGTTTGCCGATCAGGCCTATGTGCAGAGCTTCGTGCCGCGTGTCCTGCGCCCGGATGCGCTGCCGGTTGTGCTGATCCATGGCGGCGCGTTGACCGGGTCGATGTGGGAGACCACGCCTGATGACCGCCCCGGCTGGCTGACCCGCTTCGTTCAGGCCGGGTTTGCGGTGCATGTGGTGGATGCGGTGGAACGTGGCCGCGCCGGCTGGGCCGCCATCGACGGTCACTGGCAGGGCCGGCCGATCATGCGCAGCGATCAGGAGGCGTGGTCGCTGTATCGTCTGGGCCATGCCCGCGGCTTCGCGGCGCGCAAGCCGTTTCCCGGCCAGCGCTTTCCGATGGCCGGCTTCGACGCCTTGTGCCGCCAGCATGTGCCACGCTGGCTTAGCACCGGCCCCCAGACGCTCGCGGCGCTGCTGGCGGTGATCGAGCGCACAGGGCCATGCATCCTGGTCGGCCACAGCCAGGGGGGCTGGTTCGCCCATGCGGCGGCCTTTGCCGCCCCGGATCTGGTGCGCGGCTGCATCGCGGTGGAGCCGGCGGGGATGCCGCAGCCGCCTGCCGGCTGGCGGGGCGATGGCAGGGGCGGGGCGGGCGGTGGTGGCCGGGTGCAACACCGGCTGGTGGTGCTGGGCGACCATCTGGAGGCGACGCCGTTCTGGTCGGCCTTGGCCGCCGCCACCCGGCACTCGGTCGACCATCTGCGGGCCTGCGGCGTGGCGGCACAGCTTCTGGACCTGCCGGCGGCCGGCGGCCACGGCAATTCCCACATGCCGATGATGGACGACAACAGCGACGACATCGCCGCCCGGCTGATCGACTGGATCGGGGCGATCGCTGGCTGA
- a CDS encoding GntR family transcriptional regulator, with protein MLHPHLPSDERLPAYLRLRDALAARIAAGEWGPDAVLPSENALARDHHLSVGTVRKAVQHLVDEGLLERRQGSGTYLRKPAFDATLFRFFQMQTPGEDGQSIPKSQLIARVRVTPPAPVAAILGTADTIRIDRLRSLSGRPILAEEIYVPASRFPGLETIAAHDLGPLLYPVYYDRFGIFVARAIDDVSFATADAGTAALLGITEGDPVAEIERTAFTIDGTAIEWRIARGNARNFRYRSRIG; from the coding sequence ATGCTGCACCCACACCTGCCGTCCGACGAACGGCTGCCTGCCTATCTGCGTCTGCGCGACGCCCTGGCCGCCCGCATCGCCGCCGGGGAATGGGGCCCGGATGCCGTGCTGCCATCCGAGAACGCGCTTGCCCGCGACCACCATCTGTCGGTGGGCACGGTGCGCAAGGCGGTGCAGCATCTGGTCGATGAGGGATTGCTGGAGCGGCGGCAGGGATCGGGCACCTATCTGCGCAAACCCGCCTTCGATGCCACACTGTTCCGCTTCTTCCAGATGCAGACACCGGGCGAGGACGGGCAGAGCATCCCGAAAAGCCAGTTGATCGCCCGGGTCCGGGTCACGCCACCCGCGCCGGTGGCGGCGATCCTTGGCACGGCAGACACCATTCGCATCGACCGCCTGCGATCGCTGTCGGGCCGGCCGATCCTTGCCGAAGAGATCTATGTGCCGGCCAGCCGCTTCCCCGGGCTGGAGACGATCGCCGCCCACGACCTCGGGCCCCTGCTCTATCCGGTCTATTACGACCGGTTCGGAATCTTCGTGGCCCGCGCGATCGACGATGTGAGCTTCGCCACGGCGGATGCCGGCACCGCCGCCCTGCTCGGCATCACCGAAGGCGACCCCGTGGCCGAAATCGAACGCACCGCCTTCACCATCGACGGCACCGCCATTGAATGGCGGATCGCCCGCGGCAACGCCCGCAACTTCCGCTATCGCAGCCGGATCGGCTGA
- a CDS encoding tripartite tricarboxylate transporter TctB family protein, giving the protein MERRQDVVLGLVLAALGGFAAHEATSYRGASGTYPLVLGAVLAVLGLALVARALRQSGNRARPLAVHAVRLVGTGAMSAIYLALIPALGFYTASAVAVAAMPAALGLRRPALLGLGAVIFIGTVWLVFSLVLNKPLPPEIWFRPG; this is encoded by the coding sequence ATGGAGCGGCGGCAGGACGTCGTTCTCGGCCTCGTCCTCGCCGCCCTCGGCGGGTTCGCGGCCCATGAAGCCACCAGCTATCGCGGCGCCTCGGGCACCTACCCGCTGGTGCTGGGCGCGGTGCTGGCGGTGCTGGGGCTGGCCCTTGTGGCGCGCGCCCTCAGACAGTCCGGCAACCGCGCCCGGCCGCTTGCCGTCCACGCCGTCCGCCTGGTCGGCACCGGGGCGATGTCCGCGATCTATCTGGCGCTGATACCCGCGCTCGGCTTCTACACCGCATCGGCGGTGGCGGTGGCGGCGATGCCGGCGGCACTCGGCCTGCGCCGGCCTGCCCTGCTTGGCCTCGGCGCCGTCATCTTCATCGGCACCGTCTGGCTGGTGTTCTCGCTGGTGCTGAACAAGCCGCTGCCGCCCGAAATCTGGTTCCGCCCCGGCTGA
- a CDS encoding tripartite tricarboxylate transporter substrate binding protein yields the protein MKTLVIHAAIIGLLAPSAALAAYPERPIEMIVPAPAGGGTDTAARKLATILEDRLGTSIAILNVAGGGGSVGATQFMRARSDGYTLFSTWNSPLTTVPQVQKVAYGLDSFTPIASTSETAYTLCVKADFPAATGQAFLDELKVNPDKYTYGNDGIGGTMQLAAERIFQAKGVKAVAIPFGGAGETLQNFLGGHIDIYGGSISPVIPYVQSGEAKCLIVTSAAPVAALPDAAGLAELGLGSEETLLWRAILGPKDMDPAQVETLTNAIRAAVNTPEYVEFLATRGETPNVIAGDALARRLAEEYDGLARAARALGLGN from the coding sequence ATGAAAACGCTCGTGATCCATGCGGCCATCATCGGCCTTCTGGCCCCGTCCGCGGCGCTGGCGGCCTATCCGGAGCGGCCGATCGAGATGATCGTGCCGGCGCCCGCCGGTGGCGGCACCGACACCGCCGCCCGCAAGCTCGCCACCATTCTTGAAGACCGGCTCGGCACCAGCATCGCGATCCTCAACGTCGCCGGCGGCGGCGGATCGGTGGGCGCCACACAGTTCATGCGGGCCAGATCCGACGGCTACACGCTGTTCTCCACCTGGAACAGCCCGCTGACCACGGTGCCACAGGTCCAGAAGGTCGCCTATGGCCTTGACAGCTTCACACCCATCGCCTCGACCTCCGAGACCGCCTATACGCTGTGCGTGAAGGCTGATTTTCCCGCCGCCACCGGCCAGGCCTTCCTCGACGAACTCAAGGTCAACCCCGACAAATACACCTATGGCAATGACGGCATCGGCGGCACCATGCAGCTTGCCGCCGAACGGATCTTTCAGGCCAAAGGCGTCAAGGCGGTGGCCATCCCCTTCGGTGGTGCCGGTGAAACCCTGCAGAATTTCCTGGGGGGTCATATCGACATCTATGGCGGCTCGATCTCTCCGGTCATCCCCTATGTCCAGTCGGGCGAGGCCAAATGCCTGATCGTCACCTCGGCCGCCCCCGTCGCCGCCCTGCCCGATGCGGCGGGCTTGGCCGAGCTTGGGCTCGGGTCCGAGGAAACCCTGCTCTGGCGGGCGATCCTTGGTCCCAAGGACATGGACCCAGCGCAGGTGGAGACGCTGACCAACGCGATCCGCGCGGCCGTGAATACGCCTGAGTATGTGGAGTTCCTGGCCACACGCGGTGAGACGCCGAATGTGATCGCCGGCGATGCGCTGGCGCGGCGGCTTGCCGAGGAATATGACGGCCTCGCCCGGGCGGCCAGGGCGCTGGGTCTGGGGAACTGA
- a CDS encoding response regulator: protein MTFRILVADDHPLMRAALRQAVSDSLPGATTIQASRFSEVETALHDIPDVDAVLLDLHMPGMNGLIGLVLLRSEFPALPVIVVSAMEDAATVQRCMQYGASGFVPKSAPVNRLGEAIQAVIDGAVWVPPVDAADGSTDDRDVAARVAGLTPQQLRVLAGIAEGKLNKQIAYEMGVVETTVKAHVTVILRRLGVVSRTQAAIVAARLALSSPTDPAPDADPVATDAGCDLSRAAV from the coding sequence ATGACGTTTCGCATTCTGGTTGCCGATGACCATCCGCTGATGCGTGCAGCGCTGCGTCAGGCGGTTTCCGACAGCCTGCCCGGCGCCACCACCATACAGGCGTCACGGTTTTCCGAAGTCGAGACCGCGCTGCATGACATACCCGATGTCGATGCGGTGCTGCTGGATCTGCACATGCCGGGCATGAACGGGTTGATCGGGCTGGTGCTGCTGCGCAGCGAATTTCCCGCCCTGCCGGTGATCGTCGTCTCGGCGATGGAGGATGCGGCGACGGTTCAGCGCTGCATGCAATATGGTGCATCGGGCTTCGTGCCGAAATCAGCGCCGGTCAACCGGCTTGGCGAGGCGATCCAGGCGGTGATCGATGGCGCCGTCTGGGTGCCGCCGGTCGACGCCGCCGATGGCAGCACCGACGATCGCGATGTCGCGGCGCGGGTGGCGGGGCTGACGCCACAGCAGCTGCGGGTGCTGGCCGGCATTGCGGAAGGCAAGCTCAACAAGCAGATCGCTTATGAGATGGGCGTGGTGGAAACCACGGTGAAGGCACATGTGACGGTGATTCTGCGCCGGCTGGGGGTGGTTAGCCGTACCCAGGCCGCGATCGTGGCGGCCCGGCTGGCGCTGTCATCGCCCACCGACCCCGCCCCGGACGCCGATCCGGTGGCGACTGACGCGGGTTGCGATCTGAGCCGGGCCGCTGTTTGA
- a CDS encoding four-helix bundle copper-binding protein: MHTISADMRACIDECLRCYQSCLGTAMTHCLEQGGRHVEPAHFRLMMACAEICRTSAHFMLIGTDHHRHTCAECLEICEQCAKSCDALDGMEDCAATCRRCAESCRKMAA, from the coding sequence ATGCATACCATCTCCGCCGACATGCGCGCCTGTATCGACGAGTGCCTACGGTGCTACCAATCCTGCCTCGGCACCGCAATGACCCATTGCCTCGAACAGGGCGGCCGTCATGTCGAGCCCGCGCATTTCCGCCTGATGATGGCCTGCGCGGAAATCTGCCGCACCTCGGCCCATTTCATGCTGATCGGCACCGATCACCACCGCCACACCTGCGCCGAATGCTTGGAAATCTGCGAGCAATGCGCGAAAAGCTGCGACGCCCTGGACGGCATGGAAGACTGCGCCGCCACCTGCCGCCGCTGCGCGGAGTCCTGCCGCAAGATGGCGGCGTGA
- a CDS encoding amidohydrolase family protein translates to MIAFDAHVHVYDRVAAAGPVRYLPSRPALLSDWLARLAAHGLIGGVIVQVSFLGTDNHILLDTLERLDRRRFAGVAVVDIDSQPADLRALAAGGIRGLRWNLVSGAPVPDPADRAVKAFLSRMRDAGLHLEIQLESHRIAPVLAPLAAAAGTLVIDHLGLVEAPDPEDEPWFRALAALPDGHGVHVKASAPYRSRVPVTAHLAWLAARLGPHRLVWGSDWPHTRHEPWATYGDLLDRVGALTDDRRAMASLYGLDPSSGPASVAPPPTIDHANT, encoded by the coding sequence ATGATAGCTTTCGACGCACATGTTCATGTTTATGACCGGGTGGCGGCGGCCGGCCCGGTGCGGTATCTACCCAGCCGTCCGGCGCTGCTGTCGGATTGGCTGGCGCGGCTGGCGGCCCATGGCCTGATCGGCGGAGTGATCGTTCAGGTCAGTTTTCTTGGCACCGACAATCATATCCTGCTCGACACGCTGGAACGGCTCGACCGGCGCCGTTTCGCCGGGGTCGCGGTGGTCGATATCGACAGCCAGCCGGCAGATCTGCGGGCGCTGGCGGCTGGCGGCATCAGGGGGTTGCGGTGGAATCTGGTCTCCGGCGCACCGGTCCCGGACCCGGCCGATCGCGCGGTCAAAGCATTTCTCAGCCGGATGCGCGATGCCGGGCTGCATCTTGAGATTCAGCTTGAAAGCCATCGCATTGCGCCGGTGCTGGCGCCGCTGGCCGCGGCGGCCGGCACGCTGGTCATCGATCATCTGGGGCTGGTCGAGGCACCCGACCCCGAGGATGAACCCTGGTTCCGCGCCCTGGCGGCGCTGCCGGACGGACATGGCGTTCACGTCAAGGCGAGTGCCCCCTATCGCAGCCGGGTTCCTGTCACGGCCCATCTGGCCTGGCTGGCGGCGCGACTTGGCCCCCACCGGCTGGTCTGGGGCAGTGACTGGCCTCACACCCGGCATGAGCCGTGGGCGACGTATGGCGACCTGCTTGACCGGGTCGGCGCACTCACCGACGACAGGCGGGCGATGGCGTCGTTGTATGGTCTCGATCCATCGTCCGGCCCGGCCTCAGTGGCCCCGCCACCGACAATCGATCACGCCAACACTTGA